The following proteins are encoded in a genomic region of Deltaproteobacteria bacterium:
- the folK gene encoding 2-amino-4-hydroxy-6-hydroxymethyldihydropteridine diphosphokinase — MPDDSFHAVYIGVGSNVGKREENCRKAISSVAACGGCLLDCQSRLYETEPVGLNEQAWFINGVVRIRTNLQPKALLIQLQDIEQAMGRRPGGPRFGPRVLDLDILFFDDQIVQTTQLQIPHPRLHKRRFVLKPLCDISPELVHPALGQTMQSLLSNLENGGKKVILFQ, encoded by the coding sequence CAAAAGGGAGGAGAATTGCCGCAAGGCGATTTCATCTGTTGCCGCCTGCGGGGGTTGTCTGTTAGACTGTCAATCGCGGTTGTATGAGACTGAACCAGTAGGGTTGAACGAACAAGCCTGGTTTATCAATGGCGTGGTTCGGATTCGCACTAATCTTCAACCCAAGGCCCTGCTCATACAACTTCAGGACATTGAACAAGCCATGGGACGGAGGCCCGGAGGCCCAAGATTCGGACCCAGGGTCCTGGATTTGGATATCCTCTTTTTTGACGATCAGATCGTGCAAACAACCCAACTGCAGATTCCGCACCCAAGGTTGCATAAACGACGATTTGTGCTAAAACCTCTTTGTGACATTTCGCCTGAACTGGTACACCCCGCGCTGGGGCAAACCATGCAATCCCTGCTGTCCAACTTGGAGAATGGCGGAAAGAAGGTCATTTTGTTCCAATGA